The Podospora pseudopauciseta strain CBS 411.78 chromosome 2 map unlocalized CBS411.78m_2, whole genome shotgun sequence genome has a window encoding:
- a CDS encoding uncharacterized protein (EggNog:ENOG503P6EY) — MKTLSAAIILAFSAFAAAQELAPSPTESVGCEPHGDHWHCDGPRETAPATTATPVIITASEVVAVPATTTAAAHDDDHDHEQDHDHDDEDHDHEDEEDHDHDDHSAGVLPPSPTASIGCEPHGDHWHCDGPAPTTIATVTTSGVASGTGAPVITSTGPVVTAGAAAVHGGVGAAAGVLGLVGFMIAGI, encoded by the exons ATGAAGACACTCTCTgccgccatcatcctcgccttcAGCGCCTTTGCGGCAGCCCAGGAATTGGCACCTTCGCCTACCGAGTCTGTCGGGTGTGAGCCTCATGGTGATCACTG GCATTGCGATGGACCCCGCGAGACCGCCCCCGCAACCACTGCGACTCCGGTGATCATCACCGCTTCCGAGGTCGTTGCTGttcctgccaccaccacggctgCCGCCCATGATGACGACCATGACCACGAACAGGACCACGAtcatgatgacgaggatCATGATCatgaggacgaagaggaccACGACCATGACGACCACAGCGCCGGTGTCCTgccccccagcccaaccGCTTCCATCGGGTGCGAACCTCATGGCGACCACTGGCACTGCGATGGACCTGCTCCCACCACTATCGCTACCGTCACGACCAGCGGTGTCGCTTCTGGAACTGGCGCTCCTGTCATCACAAGCACTGGTCCCGTTGTCACTGCCGGTGCTGCGGCTGTTCATGGGGGTGTCGGCGCCGCTGCCGGCGTGTTGGGCTTGGTTGGCTTTATGATAGCTGGGATTTGA
- a CDS encoding uncharacterized protein (EggNog:ENOG503P55A): protein MMKSLFALGFVVELVAALPQAVTPAPTGQACSTRTRTQLGIDATITNYPEFISSMDHHWSTSGVPFSGTERVIVYTSLETFDGGSFTGYYTYDTNALRSAGYTITTSTQVFVSCSPTATSSAVGECEPHGDHWHCPPGVSEPITPPSPEPHTTHSAPSSGECEAHDDHWHCPPGVTEPTTPPAPSSTPVPTTPGSDECEAHGDHLHCPDGVPEPTTPPPGITPTPTSFSSVTASTSFTRTASDAPVVTAGADAKTRVGGHFLVLAAGVPFVLGMM, encoded by the exons ATGATGAAATCACTCTTCGCTCTTGGATTCGTTGTCGAGTTGGTGGCGGCCTTGCCCCAGGCTGTCACCCCAGCCCCTACTGGCCAAGCATGCTC GACGAGAACCCGTACCCAGCTTGGAATTGACGCGACCATCACCAATTACCCCGAATTCATCTCGTCAATGGACCATCATTGGTCGACCTCAGGAGTTCCGTTCTCAGGGACAGAACGTGTGATTGTCTACACGTCTCTTGAAACATTCGACGGTGGCAGCTTCACAGGCTACTACACGTACGACACCAATGCCTTGCGCAGCGCGGGATACACCATCACAACTAGCACCCAGGTGTTTGTATCATGCTCTCCCACAGCGACCAGCTCGGCGGTTGGCGAATGCGAGCCGCATGGTGATCACTGGCACTGTCCCCCAGGAGTATCAGAGCCAATTACGCCTCCTTCCCCGGAGCCCCATACTACTCACTCGGCTCCTAGCTCCGGGGAGTGTGAGGCTCACGATGACCACTGGCACTGCCCTCCAGGAGTTACAGAGCCCACTACCCCCCCagctccatcatcaactcctgtccccaccacccctggCTCGGACGAGTGCGAAGCGCACGGTGATCATTTGCATTGTCCTGATGGCGTGCCAGAGCCAACGACGCCCCCACCCGGCATAACTCCTACGCCGACATCGTTCAGCTCAGTGACAGCATCGACCTCATTCACTCGCACAGCATCCGACGCGCCTGTCGTTACGGCTGGTGCAGACGCCAAGACCAGAGTCGGGGGTCACTTTTTAGTATTAGCTGCAGGGGTACCGTTTGTATTGGGGATGATGTGA
- a CDS encoding uncharacterized protein (EggNog:ENOG503P02C; COG:S), whose amino-acid sequence MPDISRQTLPHVHDVVIIGAGPCGLAVAARLREKAPGAIFTDEEHRRHRVLHRYGRSMPLKQVRNGRVTCCARPTASDTQDLDIMALDATHDGWCGRWNKLFKCYDIEHLRSPMFWHVSPVDRDALLGYAYSQNRENELLEIHHCVGKEVSKHIRKRTRTQKCSAHSACNARVEINERDRIDYFNPSQALFSDHCRAVASRYHLCDGVVKKESVQDISFDVVQGISVNDEPLFTVTTDRGLQYARTVVLSVGPANQPSIPRHAFKAFSATESLPQVCHSTQIETFPDTVVRTRMTNGQRTKVLVIGGGLTSAQLSDLAIRKGVTKVWHLMRSPIAIKTFDVELSWMSKYRNLEQAYFYSADTDEERLQMVRAARGGGSIPPRYHKKLKDHISRGRLELRTETKLVNAQFVTTEAGGRWKVETEPAIEGIPSFDFIYFATGIETDVAALPYLQTMRKTHPIDEIGGLPCLTEQLKWKDDVPLFVTGRLASLRLGAAGPNLGGARTGAERIALAIQEHFEECKREDKISGDIAATNKDENEWERFVLGRGSKYSCLVEH is encoded by the coding sequence ATGCCCGACATCTCTCGCCAAACCTTGCCACACGTACATGATGTGGTCATCATTGGTGCCGGGCCTTGTGGTCTAGCAGTAGCAGCACGACTCCGTGAAAAGGCTCCAGGTGCTATTTTCACAGACGAAGAGCACAGGAGACACCGGGTTTTGCATCGTTATGGACGATCCATGCCGCTGAAGCAAGTGAGAAACGGTCGGGTCACATGCTGCGCCCGCCCAACGGCAAGCGATACACAAGATCTCGATATCATGGCGCTCGATGCCACCCATGACGGCTGGTGTGGCCGCTGGAACAAGCTGTTTAAGTGCTACGACATCGAGCATCTCCGAAGTCCCATGTTCTGGCACGTTAGCCCAGTTGACCGCGATGCTCTCCTTGGGTATGCCTATTCGCAGAACCGGGAGAATGAGTTGCTCGAGATTCACCACTGTGTCGGAAAAGAAGTCAGCAAGCACATACGGAAGAGAACCCGGACGCAGAAGTGCTCAGCCCACAGTGCTTGCAACGCCAGAGTTGAGATCAACGAACGGGACCGCATCGACTATTTCAACCCTTCTCAGGCCCTCTTCTCTGATCATTGCCGTGCAGTCGCTAGCAGGTACCATCTCTGCGATGGTGTCGTCAAGAAAGAGTCCGTCCAAGACATCAGCTTCGACGTGGTCCAAGGCATCTCTGTCAACGACGAACCCCTCTTCACAGTCACCACAGACCGGGGCCTTCAGTATGCCCGAACTGTCGTCCTCTCTGTCGGACCAGCAAATCAACCTTCCATCCCACGTCACGCCTTCAAAGCCTTCTCGGCAACAGAATCCCTCCCTCAAGTCTGCCACAGCACCCAAATCGAAACCTTCCCCGACACCGTCGTTCGCACCAGGATGACCAACGGCCAGAGAACCAAGGTCCTCGTTATCGGTGGCGGTCTCACCTCAGCCCAACTTTCTGACCTCGCCATCCGCAAAGGCGTCACCAAAGTTTGGCACCTGATGCGCAGTCCGATCGCCATCAAGACCTTCGATGTCGAGCTCAGCTGGATGAGCAAATACCGCAACCTCGAACAGGCCTACTTTTACTCTGCCGACACGGACGAGGAGAGATTGCAGATGGTGAGAGCTGccaggggaggtgggagcaTTCCACCGAGATACCACAAAAAGTTGAAGGATCACATCTCTCGTGGCAGGCTGGAGTTGCGGACGGAGACAAAGTTGGTGAATGCGCAGTTTGTGACCACTGAGGCGGGTGGTCGGTGGAAGGTCGAAACTGAGCCGGCGATTGAGGGTATACCGTCATTCGACTTCATCTATTTTGCGACGGGAATTGAGACAGACGTTGCTGCGCTACCGTATCTGCAGACGATGAGGAAAACGCACCCCATTGATGAGATAGGAGGGCTGCCGTGCTTGACTGAGCAATTGAAGTGGAAAGATGACGTGCCACTTTTTGTGACAGGAAGACTGGCTTCGCTGAGGTTGGGAGCTGCTGGTCCAAATCTTGGTGGGGCGCGGACGGGTGCTGAGCGGATTGCCTTGGCCATTCAGGAGCATTTTGAGGAGTGCAAACGCGAGGATAAGATCAGTGGGGACATCGCTGCGACCAATAAGGACGAGAATGAGTGGGAGCGGTTTGTGCTTGGGCGCGGAAGCAAGTATTCATGTTTGGTCGAGCACTAG
- a CDS encoding uncharacterized protein (COG:C; EggNog:ENOG503NVII) translates to MTATTPLKVIIIGGGPIGLTLAQILTSAGVDFTILERRSTVTPEEGAGIAIGPTSFRLYDQLGLLPQMEAISTPIPHKHVLQRDGKVYNSYEFHLRACHGRAMAFLHRLDLVTTLFSTLPDSAKAKIHVNKSLSDITLTPEGVTVTCADGTSYNGTLVIGADGVHSKTRKIMNSLSNAPESETLPFETTFQGLFGNFPRLSLPGSEIEPGHDWECHSGGVSSQFFVGRDRGWFIIYRPLPGGPTRERIDYTDEDIKQFAEDVKDMHVTNKLTFGDVFKNVNKAGLTQLQEGAVKNRSWKRIGLVGDACDKITPNVGLGYNNGVLDVIVLGNLLKKLNESGEEITEEKVGKLFKEYQAERKEFSEKVDDAARGVIRTVTHTGFMKYLLDRWINPVLGLDKLYGSKVMGPLMAKQQVLEWLEEKNGIDGNIPWAHKGLVVTKA, encoded by the coding sequence atgacagccacaacccccctaaaagtaataataattGGCGGCGGCCCCATCggcctcaccctcgcccaaATCCTCACCTCCGCCGGTGTCGACTTCACCATCCTCGAACGCCGCTCCACCGTCACCCCCGAAGAAGGCGCCGGCATCGCCATCGGACCCACCTCCTTCCGCCTCTACGAccagctcggcctccttccccaaatggaagccatctccacccccatcccccacaaGCACGTCCTCCAACGCGACGGCAAAGTCTACAACTCGTACGAATTCCACCTCCGCGCCTGCCACGGCCGCGCAATGGccttcctccaccgtctcgaCCTCGTCACCACTTTATTCAGCACCCTCCCGGATTCCGCCAAAGCCAAAATCCACGTCAACAAATCCCTCTCcgacatcaccctcacccctgAAGGCGTAACCGTCACCTGCGCCGATGGCACTTCCTACAACGGCACCCTCGTCATCGGCGCAGACGGCGTCCACTCCAAAACCCGCAAGATAATgaactccctctccaacgccCCAGAGTCCGAAACCCTCCCCTTTGAAACAACCTTTCAAGGCCTCTTCGGTAACTTCCCCCGGCTATCCCTCCCCGGCTCGGAAATCGAGCCAGGCCACGACTGGGAGTGCCATTCCGGCGGTGTGTCTTCCCAGTTCTTCGTCGGGAGGGACAGAGGCTGGTTTATCATCTACCGACCTCTCCCTGGCGGTCCTACGAGGGAAAGAATCGATTACACGGATGAGGACATCAAACAGTTCGCGGAAGATGTCAAGGACATGCATGTGACAAATAAACTGACTTTTGGGGATGTTTTCAAAAATGTCAACAAGGCTGGGTTGACACAGCTTCAGGAAGGTGCTGTCAAGAATAGGAGTTGGAAACGGATAgggttggtgggtgatgcGTGCGATAAGATCACGCCGAATGTGGGGTTGGGGTACAATAACGGGGTCTTGGACGTGATTGTGCTTGGGAACTTGCTCAAAAAGTTGAATGAGAGTGGGGAGGAGATcaccgaggagaaggtgggaAAACTGTTCAAGGAGTATCAGGCTGAGAGGAAGGAGTTTTCAGAAAAAGTGGATGATGCGGCCAGAGGGGTCATCAGAACGGTTACACATACGGGATTCATGAAGTACTTGCTTGATCGGTGGATTAATccggtgttggggttggacaAGCTGTATGGTAGCAAGGTGATGGGGCCGTTGATGGCGAAGCAGCAGGTGTTGGAGTGGTTGGAAGAGAAGAATGGGATTGATGGGAATATTCCATGGGCGCACAAAGGACTGGTTGTCACGAAGGCTTAG
- a CDS encoding uncharacterized protein (COG:S; EggNog:ENOG503PWXK) → MESPSSVITGISELPSSDIISPQTSSPPSLSPRSPSSKHIHAGYSSNEEKDVDFECRIQVLESTVKQQQSVLKKQEEQMKAFEERLQFLRHRRSFKKALADLFLGSSSSSSQKSRSRSQSSVETDYEEGQPINNWKDAQVSPRSDGHQKTHSQGLPSSPDQHVVEIYSHPTKHNTSPPELMNTEKVSPVEMMDTASPVEMSAERRRTLAPRPPLEKMPELRFRPQSRVIDARPQFLATSSVSPSTSSGFINSPFASNSHISPTSSCTPLAIVPTWSSMCDSLHHSTIQGACESPGDGAWPKSQPSQTINARNFSPALPQYVELDSSHMVSSGVPTSQSTSYFATSSPNSQQVTAPESALMVHCSFSGAYGNSDIWQESPILRTMPFLDQGEHIWNSPTTHGEANTMNSFPAVFTDAGGGYSTEESRSTDGSPVETVYGQSPVLSCEPCGFYPIAGPDQRKKMEKHKKTIKHSRKTGKGIVDTFPCDHCAATYTRRDNLVQHQKSHFQGTQAEVDSASATAFNEEVINLGHGMESMPLGVQRPKKRRRRSSLMSPRSGE, encoded by the exons ATGGAGTCTCCCAGCTCTGTCATTACTGGCATATCTGAGCTACCATCTTCCGACATCATCTCACCTCAAACCTCGTCGCCACCAAGCCTGTCACCACgaagcccatcatcaaaacATATCCATGCAGGTTATAG TTCAAACGAAGAGAAGGATGTGGACTTCGAGTGCCGCATTCAAGTATTGGAGAGTACCGTGAAGCAACAGCAGAGCGTCCTGAAGAAACAGGAAGAGCAGATGAAAGCGTTTGAGGAACGACTGCAATTCCTTCGTCATAGGAGGTCATTCAAGAAGGCCCTAGCAGACTTGTTTCTTGGGtcctcttccagctcctctcAGAAAAGCCGATCTCGGTCTCAAAGCTCTGTGGAGACGGACTACGAAGAGGGTCAGCCCATCAACAATTGGAAAGATGCCCAAGTTTCACCGAGGTCTGATGGGCATCAGAAAACACACTCGCAGGGTTTACCATCGTCACCTGATCAACACGTTGTGGAGATCTACTCACATCCCACCAAACACAACACATCGCCGCCAGAGCTCATGAACACTGAGAAGGTGTCACcggtggagatgatggacaCTGCTAGTCCAGTGGAGATGAGTGCTGAAAGGAGGCGGACCTTGGCTCCCCGGCCTCCTCTTGAGAAAATGCCAGAGCTTAGGTTTCGACCTCAAAGTCGCGTTATTGACGCCCGCCCGCAATTTCTAGCCACCTCAAGCGTGTCCCCAAGCACCAGCTCTGGGTTCATCAACTCTCCTTTTGCGAGCAACAGCCACATCTCGCCCACATCAAGCTGCACTCCATTGGCCATTGTCCCTACCTGGTCATCCATGTGTGATAGTCTTCATCATTCCACCATACAAGGAGCCTGTGAGTCTCCAGGAGACGGCGCGTGGCCCAAATCACAACCATCGCAAACCATTAATGCCAGAAACTTTTCTCCAGCTTTACCCCAGTATGTTGAGCTCGATTCTTCACACATGGTCTCTTCTGGAGTACCGACATCACAATCGACTTCGTACTTTGCCACCTCGTCACCCAACTCTCAACAAGTAACTGCCCCCGAGTCTGCTCTCATGGTCCACTGCTCCTTTTCTGGTGCATACGGAAACAGTGACATTTGGCAAGAATCACCCATTTTGCGAACCATGCCTTTCTTGGACCAGGGCGAACACATATGGAACTCGCCTACAACTCATGGAGAGGCCAACACTATGAACTCATTTCCTGCAGTTTTCACTGATGCAGGAGGGGGTTATTCAACAGAGGAGAGCCGTAGCACCGACGGATCCCCCGTCGAAACTGTATATGGTCAGTCACCTGTGCTTAGCTGCGAACCATGCGGCTTTTATCCCATTGCTGGCCCAGACCAGCGTAAAAAAATGGAGAAGCACAAGAAGACCATCAAGCACAGCAGGAAAACTGGAAAGGGAATTGTGGACACGTTCCCCTGCGATCATTGTGCCGCCACATACACCAGGCGAGACAATCTCGTTCAGCACCAAAAGTCTCATTTCCAAGGCACACAGGCAGAGGTTGACTCTGCCTCTGCAACTGCATTCAATGAGGAGGTGATTAATCTTGGGCATGGAATGGAATCTATGCCCTTGGGAGTACAGAGGCCAAAGAAACGGAGACGGCGGTCATCGCTGATGAGTCCGAGGAGTGGGGAGTAG